The sequence below is a genomic window from Ottowia sp. SB7-C50.
CCAGGTGCCGCAGCCGGCGTCCGTTCCTGCTGGCGGCACGGTGGTCTTCAACATTACCGTTACCAACAACGGTCCTAACACTGCTGTGGGCGTCTCGCTGAGCGATACCTTGCCTGCTGGGGCGGTGTTCGTGTCGGTGGCGCCGCCGGCCGGCGGCAGTTGTTCGCCAGCGTCCCCGACAACGACGTTCAGTTGTTCGCTCGGCGACCTCGCCTTCAATGCATCTGCCGTCGTGGCGCTGACGGTGCGCCTGCCGGCGGCCGGCGTCTACGAAAACGCCGTGAACGTGAGCAGCAGTACCACCGATCCGCTGACCGACAACAACACCAACACACGCAGCGCGACGGCCATAGCGGCTGCCGATTTGGTGATGAATGCCGCCACGTCCGTGCCTGCGGCCGGCGTCGCGGCGGGCGCCCCCTACACCTACACGCTGACGATCAACAACGCTGGCCCTAGCGCCTTGCCCCCGGGCGAGGCCGCGACCGTGTCGTTCGACGTGCCCGTGGGTGCGGCCATCACGGCGCTCCCCGGCGGCTCGGGTTGGACCTGCACGCCCGCCAGCGGCTACCCGCTGACCAGCGGCACCGTCAGTTGCACGCGTTCGGACGGCTTGGCCTCCGGCGCGTCCTTCCCCGACGTCACGGTACCGGCGGTCGCCAACGTTTCTGGTACGGTGACGGCCACGTTCAAGGTGGCATCGGCCTTCCCGGATGCCATCACCACCAACAACAACGGTATCGTGACCATCAACACGCTGCCCGGCACCGACATGAGCGTCACCAAGACCGTGAGCCCGAGCGGCACGGTGCCCATCAACCAGCCGCTGACCTACACCATCACCCCGCGTTTCGAAGGCGGTTCGGCACCCGCCAGCGGCACCGGTGAAGTCATCAAGGTGACCGACACGCTGCCGTCGTCGATGGCCAGCATCAGCGTCAGCGCGTCAACGCCATGGCAATGCGCCGTGTCAGGGCTCACCGTGACCTGCACCTACCCCGGACCTTACGCAGGCGGCAACTTCACGAATCTTCCGCCAATCACCGTGACCGCCACGCCGACAGTGGAAGCCAACGCCGTTGCCAATACCGCCACGGTGACGGCGCCGAACGACACCAACACGACCAACGACACTTCCACCGTCGCGGTCGACGTCAGCAACAAGGCGGATCTGACGATCAGCAAGTGGCCGTCGCTCAATCCGGTGAGCGTCGGACAGGGCTACACCTACACCGTGCGCGCGTCCAACAACGGGCCGCTGCCGGTGGCCGCGGGGCAGACCATCACCGTGACCGAAAGCCTGCCTGCCGGCATGTCCCTGGCCGCCGACCCTTCCGGTAACGGGTGGACGTGCGATGCGGGCAGTAGCTTTCCCCGGGCAGGGGCCTTCACACTGACGTGCACGCACAGCGGCCCGCTCGGGGTCGGTGGCAGCTTCGACCTGTACCTGCCGGTCGTCAACTCGACCGCAGCGACGCCGGCCAACAGTGCCTGCGTCGCCCTGAGCGGCACCGGCCCCACGGACGGCATTTCGCACAACGATTGCACCAGCGTCGGCACCATCACCTCCACCACCCGGGCCGACCTGAGCATCAGCAAAGTGGCGTCGGGTCCTGTGTATGTCGGCGAAAACCTGACCTACACCATCAAGGTCACCAACGCTGGGCCTGACCCGTCCACCAACGTCACGGTGTCGGACATGCTCACCAATCTGCTGGCCACCGGCAGCGTGCAGAGCGTGACGGCCTCGCAAGGCAGTTGTACCCCCACGGCCTATCCCGTGGACGCCAGCACGGTCGACGTCAGTTGCAACCTGGGCACGCTGAACAAGGACGGCAGCGCCACCGTCACGCTGGTGGTCCGGCCGGCCAATATCACCTCCACCGACCTCGATCGCGCCAATACCGCCACCGTGCGTTCGCCTGACATCGGCGACCCGAACCAGGCCAACAACGCCGCCACGGCCAACAGCGTCGTGCGCCCGCGTGTGGATGTGACCACGGCCAAATCCGCGCCCGACAAGATCCATGTCGGCGAACCCTTGATCTACACGCTGAACGCCCGAAACGATGGCCCCTCGTCGGCCGCCAACGTCGAGATCATCGACGTCCTACCGTCCATGGCCTCGTTCCTGGCCATTGGCACCCCCACCGGCGGTGGCGCCTGCAACACTGTGCCAACTGTCGGCTCGACGGGCGCGACGCTGAAATGCCAGTGGGCAGAAATCGCACCCAACACGCAGTACCAGGTGACGGTGACGCTGCGGCCTTTGCCTTCAGCAGAGGGCAAGACTATCGTCAACAGTGTCGACATCACCACGACCACCGACGAGCCGGTCAAGACCAACAACACCGCTTCGGCCACTACCGCTGTCACCGCGTCGCTCGCAGATGTCACCGTCACCAAGGTCGACACGCTCGACCCAATTCCGCTGGGTACCGACACCGAATACGTGATCACTGTCACCAACCTCGGTCCGTCGTACGCCAACAACGTGGTGGTGACCGACACCTTCCCCAGCGGCGGCACGTCGGGCGCCACCTTTGCCTATCGCGGTGGTCTGGTCCTGGCGCCTGCGGGCGGCAGCTGCAACGAGCCGGCCGTGGGCGCCACCACCGGCTCGTTGACCTGCAACTTCCCCTCCATCGACATCAACGAGAAGATCACCATCCGCTATCGCATGCAGGCATCGGCCATCGCCGATGCGGCGGCCTATTCGGCCGTCCACTTCAACAGCGTGACGGTCAAGACACAGGAAACCGACCCGGAGCCCAAGAACAACACCGCGGTGGAAAACACCACCACGCGGCGCGATCCAGTGTTGAACGACCTGTCCGTGTCGCTTGTTGCGGACAAGACGCAGGTCGTGCCCGGCACGCCGATCACCTACAACATGACGGTGAAGAATGAGGGCCTCAACGCCATGACGGGCCAAGTGGTGTTCACCGTGCCAGCCGGCCTGAGCTTGCCCGCCTCCGCCGTGCCGGCGAACTGCACGCTGGCGGGCGATCAGCTGACATGCGCCGTCACCAACTTGGCGCCCGGCGCGAGCCTGCTGTTCACCCTGAAGCTGGACGTGCCGGCGACCTACACAGATGGTCCGGCCGTGGCGTCGGCGGTGGTCAGCGCGCCCAATGACCAAGTCTCCAACAACAACAACGCCAGTGTGTCGACACCGTTCGCCAAGGCTGCCAACGTCCCGGTGCCGACGTTGGCGGAATGGGCGCTGTGCCTTCTGGGGCTGCTGGCAGCGGGCACGGGCATGCATCAGATTCGCCTGCGCCGGCCTGGATGAACCAGCACGATCGACATGCCCGAGCGGTCCGCGCTGCGCGCGCAGCGTCGGGTGGGTGGTGACGCAGAACTGTGGGGTTGACCCGTGCAGCGCTGCGACCGCTGCAGCCGGTGACCCTAATTCGACACACTGTTCCTATTTATCTGGCACTGCCAAGACAAATGACGCAGCCACGCCGCGCTTATCGCCACCGCCGCCCCCACCGCCGCGCCGCTGAAGTGCGCCGCATACACCACGTTGAAGCCCCAGCCGTGGTCGAAGCCGACTGGCATGGCCCAGCCGCGTTCCAGCGCCAGCTTGATCAGCAGGCCGCACGCCAGCAGCAGCCCCAGGGGGCGCGTGGCGGGTGTGCGCCACGCACGCAGCGCCAGAATCGCCGCCGCCGCGTGCACAGTCCCCGACAGGCCGTAATAGCCGCCGATGGCGGGCCACGCCAGCAGGGCCAGGGTGCCCAGCGGCCAGGCCAGCGCCAGTGCCAGCGCGTCGGCGCGCGTGGCGTGCAGCGCCACGCCCAGCACGGCCAGCGCGGCCAGCGCGAGCGCATTGCCCACCCAATGGGCGGCGACGGGGTGCAGCAGCGGGGCGGTCCACCACGTCCAGGGCGGCGACCCGGGCGGGCCGCGGCGCCACATCAGTGCGTCGGCCGTCACCCATCCCTGCGCGCACGCCACCCAGGCCAGCGCGGCCCCGGCGATCAGCAGCAGACACAGGGCAGGCCAGGCGCGTGAGAACGCGCGCCGCGCGTTGGCCAGGCGATGAGCCTGCTGCGACAGTCGAACCGGCGCTTGGCCCATCATTCAGTTTGCTTCAAAAATAATAGCTATTCGCGCTGATTTGGCCTGCGCAAGCGCGGGTTTTCATTCAAACACGGCGTGCCACAGCTGCTGGATGGCCTGGCACTCGCGCGCCAGTTGCGGCGGCTCGACCTGGGTCGGCTGCTCGTTCAGCCGCGCCTGGTGCTGCACGCGGCGCAGCGCGCGGTAGGCGTCGGCGGCGTTCTGCCCCACGCCGGCGGGCAGCAGGCCGGCCGCTTCGGCGCGCTGCAGCAGCGCGATGTTGCCCAGGTTGGGCTCCAGCGCCGGGTGCTCGCCGCTGTGCGCCAGCACCAGGTATTGCGTGACGAATTCGGCGTCGACCATGCCGCCAGGGCTGTGCTTGACGTCGAACAGCCCGGCCTTGATCGGGTGTGCCGAGCGCATCTTCTCGCGCATGCCGAAGATTTCGGCGCGCAGCGCGGCGCGGTCGCGCGGGGCGCTGATGACGGCGTGGCGCACGGCGTCGAATCGGGCCTGCAGCGCGGCGGCGTCTTGGGCAATGTCTGTGCCGGGCGCGGCCGGCGGCACCATCCGGGCCCGCGTCATGGCCTGGTGTTCCCAGGTCCAGGCGGTGTTGCTGCCGCGGTTTTCCTGGTAGTCGGCAAATGCCTCGAAGCTGGTGACCAGCAGGCCGCTGCTGCCATTGGGGCGCAGCGCGGTGTCGATCTCGAACAGGTCGCCCTCGCCGGTCTTGACGGTGAGCCAGGTGATCAGCTTGCGCACGAAGGCGGCGTAGATTTCCTGCGCGTTCTCGTGCTCGTCGTCGAACACGAACACGATGTCCAGGTCGCTGCCGTAGCCCAGTTCCTTGCCGCCCAGCTTGCCGTAGGCAATGATGCCGAAGGCCGGCGTGTCGCGGTGGCGCTGGC
It includes:
- a CDS encoding DUF11 domain-containing protein — encoded protein: MLCLAVLGASGQVLAQSADLLVNQVPQPASVPAGGTVVFNITVTNNGPNTAVGVSLSDTLPAGAVFVSVAPPAGGSCSPASPTTTFSCSLGDLAFNASAVVALTVRLPAAGVYENAVNVSSSTTDPLTDNNTNTRSATAIAAADLVMNAATSVPAAGVAAGAPYTYTLTINNAGPSALPPGEAATVSFDVPVGAAITALPGGSGWTCTPASGYPLTSGTVSCTRSDGLASGASFPDVTVPAVANVSGTVTATFKVASAFPDAITTNNNGIVTINTLPGTDMSVTKTVSPSGTVPINQPLTYTITPRFEGGSAPASGTGEVIKVTDTLPSSMASISVSASTPWQCAVSGLTVTCTYPGPYAGGNFTNLPPITVTATPTVEANAVANTATVTAPNDTNTTNDTSTVAVDVSNKADLTISKWPSLNPVSVGQGYTYTVRASNNGPLPVAAGQTITVTESLPAGMSLAADPSGNGWTCDAGSSFPRAGAFTLTCTHSGPLGVGGSFDLYLPVVNSTAATPANSACVALSGTGPTDGISHNDCTSVGTITSTTRADLSISKVASGPVYVGENLTYTIKVTNAGPDPSTNVTVSDMLTNLLATGSVQSVTASQGSCTPTAYPVDASTVDVSCNLGTLNKDGSATVTLVVRPANITSTDLDRANTATVRSPDIGDPNQANNAATANSVVRPRVDVTTAKSAPDKIHVGEPLIYTLNARNDGPSSAANVEIIDVLPSMASFLAIGTPTGGGACNTVPTVGSTGATLKCQWAEIAPNTQYQVTVTLRPLPSAEGKTIVNSVDITTTTDEPVKTNNTASATTAVTASLADVTVTKVDTLDPIPLGTDTEYVITVTNLGPSYANNVVVTDTFPSGGTSGATFAYRGGLVLAPAGGSCNEPAVGATTGSLTCNFPSIDINEKITIRYRMQASAIADAAAYSAVHFNSVTVKTQETDPEPKNNTAVENTTTRRDPVLNDLSVSLVADKTQVVPGTPITYNMTVKNEGLNAMTGQVVFTVPAGLSLPASAVPANCTLAGDQLTCAVTNLAPGASLLFTLKLDVPATYTDGPAVASAVVSAPNDQVSNNNNASVSTPFAKAANVPVPTLAEWALCLLGLLAAGTGMHQIRLRRPG